In one window of Candidatus Methanosuratincola sp. DNA:
- a CDS encoding Lrp/AsnC family transcriptional regulator — protein sequence MLYDETDLMILRELQEDAMTSYRDIAEKLNLSVGTVHNRIKRLKEAGLIRSFSAIVDAEKLGYGLTAIVLMQVEGERIVEVEERLATSKSIIAVYDTTGEFDIIAIGKFKNREDLNTFIKEVLKIQSIKRTVTSIALNVVKEDLRIRF from the coding sequence AGAAGACGCGATGACAAGTTATAGGGACATCGCCGAGAAACTGAACCTTTCTGTCGGCACAGTCCATAACAGGATAAAGAGGCTGAAGGAAGCCGGGCTGATCAGGAGTTTCTCGGCCATCGTCGATGCTGAAAAGTTAGGCTACGGACTGACAGCAATAGTGCTCATGCAGGTCGAGGGGGAAAGGATAGTCGAGGTCGAGGAGAGACTGGCGACCTCCAAGTCGATCATCGCCGTCTACGACACGACAGGGGAGTTCGACATAATAGCAATTGGCAAGTTCAAGAACAGAGAGGACCTCAATACATTCATAAAAGAGGTGCTCAAGATCCAGTCGATCAAGAGGACGGTCACGAGCATTGCGCTCAACGTGGTCAAGGAGGATTTGAGGATCAGGTTCTAA